One window of Leopardus geoffroyi isolate Oge1 chromosome B3, O.geoffroyi_Oge1_pat1.0, whole genome shotgun sequence genomic DNA carries:
- the FKBP3 gene encoding peptidyl-prolyl cis-trans isomerase FKBP3 isoform X2 — MRIVNIFVGTFLAEHKLLGNIKNVAKTANKDHLVTAYNHLFESKRFKGTESISKVSEQVKNVKLNEDKPKETKSEETLDEGPPKYVKSVLKKGDKTNFPKKGDVVHCWYTGTLQDGTVFDTNIQTSSKKKKNAKPLSFKVGIGKVIRGWDEALLTMSKGEKARLEIEPEWAYGKKGQPDAKIPPNAKLIFEVELVDID; from the exons ATGAGgattgtgaatatttttgtggGAACG tttcttgcAGAACATAAGTTattaggaaacattaaaaatgtggcTAAGACAGCTAACAAGGACCATTTGGTTACAGCCTATAACCATCTTTTTGAAAGTAAG CGTTTCAAGGGTACTGAAAGTATAAGTAAAGTGTCTGAGCAGGTGAAAAATGTGAAGCTTAATgaagataaacccaaagaaaccaAGTCTGAAGAGACTCTGGATGAG ggtccaccaaaatatgtaaaatctgttcttaaaaaaggagataaaaccaACTTTCCCAAAAAGGGAGATGTTGTTCACTGCTGGTATACAGGAACACTACAGGATGGGACTGTTTTTGATACTAATATTCAAACGA gttcaaagaagaagaaaaacgcCAAGCCTTTAAGTTTTAAGGTTGGAATAGGCAAAGTTATCAGAGGA TGGGATGAAGCACTCTTGACCATGAGTAAAGGAGAAAAGGCTCGACTAGAGATTGAACCAGAATGGGCTTATGGAAAGAAAGGACAGCCTGATGCCAA AATTCCACCAAATGCAAAACTCATTTTTGAAGTGGAATTAGTGGATATTGACTGA
- the FKBP3 gene encoding peptidyl-prolyl cis-trans isomerase FKBP3 isoform X1, with product MAAAVPQRAWTVEQLRSEQLPKKDIIKFLQDHGSDSFLAEHKLLGNIKNVAKTANKDHLVTAYNHLFESKRFKGTESISKVSEQVKNVKLNEDKPKETKSEETLDEGPPKYVKSVLKKGDKTNFPKKGDVVHCWYTGTLQDGTVFDTNIQTSSKKKKNAKPLSFKVGIGKVIRGWDEALLTMSKGEKARLEIEPEWAYGKKGQPDAKIPPNAKLIFEVELVDID from the exons ATGGCGGCGGCTGTTCCACAGCGGGCCTGGACCGTGGAGCAGCTGCGCAGCGAGCAGCTCCCCAAGAAGGACATTATCAAGTTTCTACAGGACCACGGTTCAGATTCG tttcttgcAGAACATAAGTTattaggaaacattaaaaatgtggcTAAGACAGCTAACAAGGACCATTTGGTTACAGCCTATAACCATCTTTTTGAAAGTAAG CGTTTCAAGGGTACTGAAAGTATAAGTAAAGTGTCTGAGCAGGTGAAAAATGTGAAGCTTAATgaagataaacccaaagaaaccaAGTCTGAAGAGACTCTGGATGAG ggtccaccaaaatatgtaaaatctgttcttaaaaaaggagataaaaccaACTTTCCCAAAAAGGGAGATGTTGTTCACTGCTGGTATACAGGAACACTACAGGATGGGACTGTTTTTGATACTAATATTCAAACGA gttcaaagaagaagaaaaacgcCAAGCCTTTAAGTTTTAAGGTTGGAATAGGCAAAGTTATCAGAGGA TGGGATGAAGCACTCTTGACCATGAGTAAAGGAGAAAAGGCTCGACTAGAGATTGAACCAGAATGGGCTTATGGAAAGAAAGGACAGCCTGATGCCAA AATTCCACCAAATGCAAAACTCATTTTTGAAGTGGAATTAGTGGATATTGACTGA